In Methanobacterium sp. Maddingley MBC34, one genomic interval encodes:
- a CDS encoding putative efflux protein, MATE family (PFAM: MatE~TIGRFAM: putative efflux protein, MATE family) — protein MKNNSSSPSPAGPRLDDSGGNLGEKTEGVTLITGDPKKAIIKLSGPLIVAMILMSAYNLVDAIWVSGLGGNALAAVGFVTPLFMILVGLSNGIGAGATSAISRCIGARNQEGVNNTAMHTLVITIIISVILTILLEIFLEPLLMILGAGNTIDLAVSYGRVTFAGTILMLFTGAAYGILRSEGDTKRTMHAMIISSVVNIVLDPVLIYLAGWGIAGAAWATVISQALVSVVILYWFLKKKDTFATLSWKYFKPDLKVSKSILGVGLPASAEFLVMSGVTAILNVILVMVAGTDAVAVYSAGWRVVMMAIIPMAAVGTAVVTVSGVAYGSRKYKNLRIAHNYSIKVGTVIALITSVITFVFAPYIAKIFAYSPETAYLAPTISSFLQVMCLFYLFVPPGIMSSSIFQGVGKGVTSLILTVFRQLLFIAIFAYILAIALKLGQQGVWWGIVAGDIAGGIVAYVWARLYISRIQKQV, from the coding sequence ATGAAAAATAATAGTTCATCACCATCACCCGCTGGGCCACGCTTAGATGATTCTGGTGGTAATTTAGGAGAAAAAACAGAAGGTGTCACCTTGATAACGGGTGACCCTAAAAAAGCAATAATAAAATTATCGGGCCCACTCATTGTGGCTATGATACTGATGTCAGCTTACAACCTGGTGGATGCCATCTGGGTATCCGGGCTGGGTGGAAATGCCCTGGCAGCAGTGGGATTTGTAACACCACTCTTTATGATACTGGTTGGACTTTCCAATGGAATAGGAGCTGGAGCAACCTCAGCCATCTCCCGATGCATAGGTGCCCGAAATCAGGAAGGTGTGAATAACACTGCCATGCATACCCTGGTCATTACCATCATTATTTCAGTGATCCTCACCATTCTACTGGAAATATTCTTAGAACCCCTCCTCATGATTCTAGGGGCAGGGAACACCATTGACCTGGCAGTTTCCTATGGTAGGGTTACCTTTGCCGGTACCATACTCATGCTATTTACTGGTGCTGCCTATGGAATTCTGCGTTCAGAAGGAGATACCAAAAGAACCATGCATGCCATGATCATATCCTCAGTGGTAAACATAGTACTGGACCCGGTACTGATATACCTGGCAGGATGGGGCATTGCCGGAGCAGCATGGGCCACAGTAATCTCCCAGGCACTGGTTTCAGTGGTTATATTATACTGGTTCCTTAAAAAGAAGGACACATTTGCCACTTTATCCTGGAAATACTTCAAACCAGATCTTAAAGTCTCCAAATCTATATTAGGAGTGGGTTTACCTGCCAGTGCAGAATTTCTGGTGATGTCGGGGGTAACTGCCATTTTAAATGTAATTCTGGTTATGGTTGCTGGAACCGATGCAGTGGCAGTGTATTCTGCAGGATGGAGAGTGGTTATGATGGCCATAATACCCATGGCAGCAGTGGGAACCGCTGTGGTCACTGTTAGTGGGGTGGCCTATGGGTCACGAAAATATAAAAATCTGCGCATAGCCCACAACTACTCCATAAAGGTAGGAACAGTAATAGCCCTTATTACCAGTGTCATAACATTTGTATTTGCACCATACATTGCTAAAATATTTGCCTATTCTCCTGAAACTGCCTATCTAGCACCTACTATATCCTCATTCCTTCAAGTGATGTGTCTATTTTACCTCTTTGTACCTCCAGGGATCATGTCCAGTTCCATTTTCCAGGGAGTGGGCAAGGGAGTAACCTCCCTCATCTTGACTGTGTTCAGACAGCTACTATTCATAGCCATATTTGCTTATATCCTGGCTATCGCCCTTAAATTAGGTCAGCAAGGGGTATGGTGGGGTATAGTTGCAGGGGACATTGCTGGGGGCATAGTTGCCTATGTATGGGCACGATTGTACATAAGCCGGATTCAAAAGCAAGTTTAA
- a CDS encoding transcriptional regulator (PFAM: MarR family), which produces MSLDIPFRGIVSIVVRNHFIFMNRELKHLELTEGQVPCLIIISKKSGITQDDLAKMFHIDKGTIARAIRKLEEKGMINKVQDPVNRRRYLLSITAKGEKVIPVILQAEKRWEDIIFKGFSDEERSFMIEGMRKLAENSLESDCKRSKDK; this is translated from the coding sequence ATGTCTTTAGACATTCCATTTAGGGGAATTGTATCTATAGTAGTAAGGAACCACTTCATATTTATGAATCGGGAGCTTAAACATCTAGAACTTACTGAAGGACAGGTTCCCTGCCTTATAATCATTTCCAAGAAATCAGGAATTACTCAGGATGACCTGGCAAAAATGTTCCACATTGATAAAGGGACCATTGCCCGAGCCATAAGAAAATTAGAGGAAAAGGGGATGATCAATAAGGTTCAGGACCCTGTAAACCGTCGGAGATATTTGCTTTCAATTACTGCGAAAGGGGAAAAGGTGATCCCGGTAATCCTTCAGGCAGAGAAAAGATGGGAAGATATTATCTTCAAAGGTTTTTCCGATGAAGAACGATCATTTATGATTGAAGGAATGAGAAAACTGGCAGAAAATAGTCTTGAAAGTGATTGCAAACGTTCTAAGGATAAATAA
- a CDS encoding PAS domain S-box (PFAM: Histidine kinase; Histidine kinase-, DNA gyrase B-, and HSP90-like ATPase; PAS fold~TIGRFAM: PAS domain S-box), with product MSAQHSILGIILLISAIILLYLSFYSLKKRSSSLYFYFTLLTLSVFFWCLGSAMEFFSVQMWAKIFWIKISYIGVATAAPLWFIVILEYAQHEKYLKPTYIGMLMVLPLVIILLAFTNDLHGLIWPSITPVSSMTGSLLIYSHGVAFWVNIAYSFILIILGLVVLLRLLMKSPRIYHTQILILILSGVIPLFFSVLYNTDVLGIPGLDITPFGLTISGLLLAISIFKLSLLGIRPIAYEKLFETINNGFMVFDTNNTLIDVNSAAEMIGITADDVGKQVTEVFGKFPELKEFYQKASEETTVYIGDPFNLWIRMQITFLYDQNEFKGRLLTIQDISKLKRIEKDYSDSEERYRNLSELSPDAILVVIDEKIVFANKASATIFGLDDPQDLLDKNIFSFYHPDYVETAKKRIHEVFVEDKTLDFVEEKIISLDGQLKDIEVGDAPIIFNGQRAVQIVARDISQRKKLEAELKNSLKEKDLMMKEIHHRVKNNLMVIQSLLNLQSRYIKDTDARDIFKDSQNRAKSMAMIHESLYQSSDLKRIEFSEYINNLAKNLFYSYAADPNRVKMSVNVDEVMLDINTAIPLGLILTELISNCLKYAFPDDESGEIKVDFHSYTDEGVHKFRLTVSDNGVGLPTDFDPKKSDSLGIMLIYSLSEQIGAELELDSTGGTKFEITFEEKLDHS from the coding sequence ATGAGTGCTCAACATTCTATTTTAGGTATTATATTACTTATTAGTGCCATAATTCTCCTTTATTTATCATTTTATAGTCTCAAGAAGCGTTCATCCAGTTTATATTTTTATTTCACATTACTAACCCTATCTGTATTTTTCTGGTGTTTGGGTTCGGCCATGGAGTTTTTCAGTGTCCAGATGTGGGCCAAAATATTCTGGATAAAAATCAGTTACATTGGAGTGGCTACTGCAGCACCCTTATGGTTTATTGTAATCCTAGAATACGCTCAGCACGAAAAATACCTTAAACCCACTTATATTGGGATGTTAATGGTTTTACCACTGGTTATAATCCTTCTGGCATTTACCAATGATTTGCATGGACTCATCTGGCCCAGCATCACCCCTGTTTCCAGCATGACTGGTTCACTTTTAATATACTCCCATGGAGTGGCATTCTGGGTGAACATTGCCTACAGTTTCATACTCATAATCCTGGGACTGGTAGTCCTGTTAAGACTCTTAATGAAATCTCCCAGAATATACCATACTCAAATATTGATCCTAATCTTGAGTGGGGTGATACCCTTATTTTTCAGTGTCCTGTATAACACTGATGTACTGGGAATCCCTGGACTGGATATAACCCCATTTGGGTTAACTATTTCTGGATTACTCCTGGCCATATCCATTTTTAAACTATCTCTCTTGGGTATAAGGCCAATTGCTTATGAAAAACTCTTTGAAACCATAAACAATGGATTCATGGTTTTTGATACCAATAATACGTTAATTGATGTTAACTCTGCAGCAGAAATGATTGGGATAACTGCGGATGATGTGGGTAAACAGGTAACGGAAGTATTTGGTAAATTTCCTGAATTAAAAGAGTTCTATCAGAAAGCTAGTGAAGAAACAACAGTGTATATAGGTGATCCATTCAACCTATGGATTCGAATGCAAATCACTTTCCTTTACGATCAAAATGAATTTAAAGGACGTTTGTTGACAATTCAGGATATAAGTAAGCTTAAAAGAATAGAAAAAGACTACAGTGACAGTGAAGAACGTTATAGAAACTTATCTGAACTTTCTCCCGATGCAATTCTGGTGGTTATTGATGAGAAAATCGTTTTTGCCAACAAGGCTTCCGCCACTATATTTGGCCTGGATGACCCTCAAGATCTTTTAGATAAAAATATTTTCAGTTTTTACCATCCTGATTACGTGGAAACTGCTAAAAAACGTATACATGAAGTTTTTGTTGAAGATAAAACTTTAGATTTTGTTGAAGAGAAAATAATATCCCTTGATGGTCAACTTAAGGATATAGAAGTAGGGGATGCTCCTATAATCTTTAATGGTCAGCGGGCTGTTCAGATAGTGGCCCGTGATATCAGCCAACGGAAAAAACTGGAAGCTGAACTAAAAAATTCCCTGAAAGAAAAGGATCTGATGATGAAGGAAATCCACCACCGTGTTAAAAATAATCTGATGGTTATTCAGAGCCTTCTTAACCTCCAATCACGGTATATTAAGGATACAGATGCCCGGGATATTTTTAAAGATAGTCAAAACCGTGCTAAATCCATGGCCATGATCCATGAAAGCCTTTACCAGTCCAGTGACCTGAAAAGGATAGAATTCAGTGAATACATAAACAATCTGGCTAAGAATCTCTTCTACAGTTATGCTGCCGATCCTAACCGCGTGAAAATGAGTGTCAATGTTGATGAGGTTATGCTGGATATAAATACGGCCATTCCACTGGGACTCATTTTAACAGAACTGATATCCAACTGTTTAAAGTACGCATTTCCAGATGATGAAAGTGGTGAAATAAAGGTTGACTTCCATTCTTATACTGATGAAGGTGTGCATAAATTCAGATTAACAGTCAGTGACAACGGGGTTGGTCTTCCAACTGATTTTGACCCTAAAAAATCTGATTCACTGGGTATAATGTTGATTTATAGTTTATCTGAACAGATCGGTGCTGAACTTGAATTAGACTCCACTGGTGGCACTAAGTTTGAAATAACATTTGAAGAAAAGTTGGATCATTCCTAA
- a CDS encoding putative protein, gamma-carboxymuconolactone decarboxylase subunit like protein (PFAM: Carboxymuconolactone decarboxylase family), translating to MKEDVFYGKGMVHVKKDYPDIYKAVVGLNEAAYSGKVLDYRTQKLIALGITAAASDDRAMKKQMMSAMKEFDITRDEIVDVLRVVLLTSGNPPFTKAMKILYDITE from the coding sequence ATGAAAGAAGATGTTTTTTATGGTAAAGGAATGGTTCATGTTAAAAAAGACTATCCTGATATCTATAAAGCAGTGGTTGGGTTGAACGAAGCAGCTTATTCTGGAAAAGTCTTAGATTACCGTACACAGAAGCTGATTGCTCTGGGAATAACTGCTGCAGCCTCTGATGACAGGGCAATGAAGAAGCAGATGATGAGTGCCATGAAAGAATTTGATATTACCCGGGATGAAATTGTTGATGTACTGAGGGTGGTTCTTTTAACTTCAGGCAACCCTCCATTCACCAAGGCCATGAAAATACTATATGACATTACAGAGTAA
- a CDS encoding ABC-type transport system, involved in lipoprotein release, permease component (PFAM: Predicted permease), translating to MSFLGLIVKNPFRNKTRTALAVVGIAIGIATIVALGIITDGLKSSTEETLKAGGADFTVVETNVSDMFLSEIDESYVNKIKEVNGVDDAVGILTAIQPVGDNPYFVIIGIDPSKLAMSGMKITNGTEFSSFDAKEVIIGKVGAQKLNKTVGDTITLGKEDYKVVGVFETGDLQQDGGTYMSLKNVQAIEEKEGKVTMIYVKIKNDANVDEITRSIEDKYGKDITTIASLEDLQSVDQGLNTIDTASWAISLLAIVIGGIGVINTMIMSVYERTREIGVLKAVGWKDRRILSMILGESIVLTLAAGVVGIVMGLVAIQVLMALGMSGFIQPVYSPDVFLRGLLVALIVGLIGGFYPAYRASRLPPTEALRYE from the coding sequence ATGTCATTTTTAGGTTTGATTGTTAAAAATCCTTTTCGTAACAAAACCAGAACTGCACTGGCTGTGGTGGGGATTGCCATTGGCATTGCCACCATTGTGGCTCTGGGGATCATCACCGACGGATTGAAGTCTTCTACAGAGGAAACTTTAAAGGCAGGAGGAGCAGATTTCACGGTTGTAGAGACCAATGTATCGGACATGTTCCTCAGTGAAATAGATGAATCTTATGTTAATAAAATAAAAGAGGTTAATGGTGTGGATGATGCTGTGGGGATCCTGACTGCCATACAACCAGTGGGAGATAATCCTTATTTTGTTATTATAGGTATTGACCCTAGCAAATTAGCTATGAGTGGAATGAAAATCACCAATGGGACTGAATTTTCTTCTTTTGATGCTAAAGAAGTGATAATTGGTAAAGTTGGCGCCCAAAAGTTAAACAAAACTGTAGGAGACACTATAACCCTGGGTAAAGAGGATTACAAAGTTGTGGGAGTGTTTGAAACCGGTGACCTGCAGCAAGATGGAGGTACCTACATGTCCCTCAAGAATGTCCAGGCAATTGAGGAAAAAGAGGGGAAAGTCACCATGATCTACGTTAAGATCAAAAATGACGCCAATGTGGATGAAATAACCAGATCCATTGAGGATAAGTATGGAAAGGACATCACCACCATTGCATCACTGGAGGACCTGCAAAGTGTTGATCAGGGTTTAAACACCATAGACACAGCTTCGTGGGCGATTTCACTCCTGGCCATTGTCATAGGCGGAATTGGTGTGATTAACACCATGATCATGTCTGTATACGAACGTACCCGAGAAATAGGTGTCTTGAAAGCAGTGGGGTGGAAGGATAGGAGAATCTTATCCATGATACTGGGAGAATCCATAGTACTGACCCTTGCCGCAGGCGTAGTGGGAATAGTCATGGGACTAGTGGCCATCCAAGTGCTCATGGCACTGGGAATGAGTGGATTCATACAACCAGTGTACTCCCCTGACGTGTTCCTACGGGGCCTTTTAGTAGCTCTTATAGTCGGCCTTATTGGAGGATTTTATCCTGCCTACCGGGCCAGTCGCTTACCACCAACCGAGGCGTTGCGCTATGAATGA
- a CDS encoding ABC-type antimicrobial peptide transport system, ATPase component (PFAM: ABC transporter) produces the protein MNDENIVEIKNLKKGFDKGKITALNGIDLTIKKGEFVSIIGPSGSGKSTLLNMIGALDRPDEGTIKVSGYDLKGKKDLSEFRSKEIGFIFQLHNLIPNLTVVENVEIPMFESGLSGKKMREKALILLDYMNLSDKVSRKPTELSGGERQRVAIARSLANDPSIILADEPTGSLDSKNGEMILKRLKDLHDKEDVTLIMVTHDLNVAALAERTIEVLDGKIKV, from the coding sequence ATGAATGATGAGAACATTGTGGAGATTAAAAATCTAAAAAAAGGATTTGATAAAGGCAAGATAACCGCCCTGAACGGTATTGATCTTACTATCAAAAAAGGTGAATTCGTTTCCATTATCGGGCCGTCTGGTTCCGGGAAATCCACCCTGCTTAACATGATCGGAGCCCTGGACCGGCCAGATGAAGGTACCATTAAGGTGTCGGGCTACGATCTCAAGGGTAAGAAGGATCTCAGTGAATTTCGTTCCAAAGAAATTGGATTCATTTTCCAGCTCCACAACCTCATTCCCAACCTCACTGTGGTGGAAAATGTGGAAATACCCATGTTTGAAAGTGGTTTATCCGGTAAGAAAATGAGAGAAAAAGCTTTGATACTGCTGGATTATATGAATCTCTCGGATAAGGTTAGTAGAAAGCCCACTGAGCTTTCTGGTGGTGAAAGACAACGGGTGGCCATTGCCAGATCCCTTGCCAATGACCCCTCCATAATCCTGGCAGATGAACCCACCGGGTCCCTGGACTCTAAAAATGGGGAGATGATCCTGAAACGCCTCAAGGATCTCCATGATAAAGAGGATGTCACCTTGATCATGGTCACCCACGACCTGAACGTGGCTGCCCTGGCAGAACGGACCATTGAAGTGTTAGATGGGAAAATAAAGGTTTAA
- a CDS encoding riboflavin synthase alpha chain (PFAM: 6,7-dimethyl-8-ribityllumazine synthase~TIGRFAM: riboflavin synthase), whose translation MKIGICDTTFARYDMASAAINEIKQHVANNNIIRRTVPGVKDLPVACKKLIEEEGCEVVMALGMPGPEVMDKTCAHEASTGLIQAQLMTNTHILEVFVHEDEGVDEKDLKFLADNRAREHAQNLVKMFFKKGALEKEAGMGMREGHPDKGPL comes from the coding sequence ATGAAAATTGGAATCTGCGATACTACTTTTGCCCGTTACGATATGGCCTCTGCAGCCATAAATGAGATAAAACAACACGTGGCTAACAATAATATAATCCGAAGAACAGTCCCTGGTGTCAAGGACCTTCCAGTGGCCTGTAAAAAACTCATTGAAGAAGAGGGTTGTGAAGTAGTCATGGCATTGGGAATGCCTGGACCGGAGGTAATGGATAAAACCTGTGCCCATGAAGCATCCACTGGACTCATACAGGCCCAGCTCATGACCAACACCCATATCCTGGAGGTATTTGTCCATGAGGATGAAGGGGTTGATGAGAAAGACCTCAAATTCCTGGCAGATAACCGTGCCCGTGAACACGCCCAAAACCTGGTTAAAATGTTCTTCAAGAAGGGAGCACTGGAAAAAGAAGCAGGAATGGGAATGAGGGAAGGACATCCTGATAAAGGACCATTATAA
- a CDS encoding methenyltetrahydromethanopterin cyclohydrolase (PFAM: Cyclohydrolase (MCH)~TIGRFAM: methenyltetrahydromethanopterin cyclohydrolase), whose translation MVSVNLEAKKTVDLMIANADDLNIAVHKLENGSTVIDAGVDVTGSFKAGELYTKVCLGGLAEVGISIPGDLSEGFALPSVKIKTHQPAISTLGSQKAGWSVSVGDFFALGSGPARALALKPEETYEEIGYMDDADLAIITLESDKLPGADVLDYVAKECKVAPENVYALVAPTSSLVGSIQIAGRVVENGTYKMLEALHFDVNKVKHAAGIAPIAPVDPDGLKAMGKTNDAVLFGGRTYYFIESETKDDLKALAENLPSSAADGYGKPFYDVFKEANFDFFQIDKGMFAPAEVVINDLTTGELFRAGYVNVELLKKSFGL comes from the coding sequence ATGGTAAGTGTCAATTTAGAAGCTAAAAAAACAGTAGATTTAATGATTGCGAATGCGGACGACCTTAATATAGCAGTTCACAAATTGGAAAACGGTTCAACAGTTATAGATGCCGGAGTGGATGTAACTGGAAGTTTTAAAGCAGGAGAACTTTATACTAAAGTTTGTCTGGGTGGACTGGCTGAAGTGGGAATATCAATCCCTGGAGACCTCTCTGAAGGCTTTGCATTACCTTCTGTAAAGATAAAAACACACCAGCCCGCTATATCAACCCTGGGGTCACAGAAAGCTGGATGGTCTGTTAGTGTGGGTGACTTCTTTGCCCTGGGATCTGGACCTGCAAGAGCACTGGCCTTAAAACCTGAGGAAACCTATGAAGAAATCGGTTACATGGATGATGCAGATCTGGCCATCATCACCCTGGAATCAGACAAGCTCCCTGGAGCTGATGTCCTGGATTACGTAGCTAAAGAATGTAAAGTTGCCCCTGAGAATGTTTACGCTCTGGTAGCCCCAACATCCTCTCTGGTTGGTTCTATTCAGATAGCAGGAAGGGTAGTAGAAAACGGAACCTACAAGATGCTGGAGGCCCTGCACTTCGATGTTAACAAGGTCAAACACGCAGCAGGAATAGCACCCATAGCTCCGGTGGATCCTGACGGCTTAAAAGCTATGGGAAAAACCAACGACGCAGTCCTGTTTGGTGGCCGAACCTACTACTTCATTGAATCAGAAACCAAGGACGACCTGAAAGCACTGGCCGAGAATTTACCATCCTCTGCTGCAGATGGGTATGGAAAACCATTCTATGATGTCTTTAAAGAAGCCAATTTCGACTTCTTCCAGATTGATAAGGGAATGTTTGCACCAGCAGAAGTGGTAATTAACGATCTTACCACTGGAGAATTATTCCGTGCAGGATACGTCAATGTGGAACTATTAAAGAAATCCTTTGGATTGTAG
- a CDS encoding thymidylate synthase, methanogen type (PFAM: Thymidylate synthase~TIGRFAM: thymidylate synthase, methanogen type), with protein sequence MAILIKTSTIKNGWETLVKRVMQKGSEIKDERGSLTLELRNTVVTMNRPLELEIPKGYFWSGEKLEIYSEQFLSEDKQGFVYTYGNRLRKHFEGIDQIGEAIRRLKNCKESRRAISVTWDPPTDTKQEEVPCMILVDFKIREGKLHTTGLWRSHDIYGAWFPNAVGLTHLSKYVAGEVGVEVGSLTIHSISAHIYQVNFEEALRV encoded by the coding sequence ATGGCTATCCTGATTAAAACATCCACCATAAAAAATGGATGGGAAACACTGGTTAAGAGGGTAATGCAGAAAGGTTCTGAAATAAAGGATGAAAGAGGCTCCCTAACACTTGAACTTCGCAACACCGTGGTTACCATGAATCGACCACTGGAATTGGAAATTCCCAAGGGTTACTTTTGGAGTGGGGAGAAACTGGAGATATACTCTGAACAATTCCTGAGTGAGGATAAACAGGGATTTGTTTACACCTATGGTAACCGCCTGCGGAAGCATTTCGAGGGAATCGACCAGATAGGCGAAGCAATCAGGCGTCTTAAAAACTGTAAAGAATCTAGAAGGGCCATATCTGTTACCTGGGACCCTCCTACTGACACCAAACAGGAAGAAGTGCCCTGTATGATACTGGTGGACTTCAAAATCAGGGAAGGGAAACTTCACACCACCGGACTCTGGCGTTCCCATGATATCTACGGGGCTTGGTTCCCCAACGCAGTGGGATTAACTCACCTTTCCAAGTACGTTGCCGGGGAAGTGGGAGTGGAAGTGGGAAGCCTAACCATACACTCAATCAGTGCCCACATATATCAGGTGAACTTTGAAGAAGCTTTAAGAGTGTAA